ATTAGAGGCAGCGTTGCCTGCACTAGTGGCCGCATTTACGGCGAGTCAAGTGAGTGCACAGCTAGGGTTAGAAAAATTTGAGCACAATGTGGATGTGGCTGTTGCGATGACACCAAAGAATTTAATTTTTTTGATGATTGCAGGAATTTTGTTTGGTCTTGTTGGAAATCTTTTTATTTATTTACAAAAGAAGACAAAAGCTCTTGCGGGAGAATCTATCAAAAATCCCTATCTTCGAGTATTTGTTGTCGGCGTTGCATTAAGTTTTATTATTTTTTTGTTGCACCATGGTCGCTATGCAGGGCTTGGAACAAATTTGATTTCAGAAAGCCTTGGAGGAAAGCCGATGTATACCTATGATTGGCTGTTGAAGCTACTCCTTACTGTGGTGACATTGAGTGTTGGTTTTCAGGGGGGAGAGGTGACACCACTTTTTGCTATTGGCTCTTCGTTTGGCTGGTTACTTTCTAGTTTTATACCCTTGCCAGGTCAGCTTTTAATGGGGGCGGGATATATGGCGGTCTTTGGAAGTGCGACAAATACTTTGTTGGCTCCCATTTTTATCGGTGGAGAGGTATTTGGTTATCAAAACATTCCCTATTTTGTTATTGTGATGTTATTTGCCTATTTTATTAATCGAAGAGCTTCCATTTATGGATTGCAAAGAGTTGTAAAATAGAGTGATATCTAAAAAGTGGATGTGAAATCAGATTTCACATCCACTTTTTATTATATATGGTTTAGCGAGAGCCAAATAACTGTGTCCAATACACGCCATTGCTATTCTTTACATAGCCGATACCAATTTGTGTGACATTTGGATTTTCAATATTTGCCTTATGTGTTGGGCTATTTAACCAAGAATTCATTACAGCTTCTGGTGTAGGCTGATTGTAGGCGAGATTCTCACCGTAGCTGAGCCAGTGGTAGCCATTGTTCTCAAGGAATGTACCAAGGCCATTGGGATCACTTGCCGTATGAGCAACACCAGGAACGGAATGGCTGAAATTTGTGGTGATGTGCTCAGCCCTTTTTGCTGCGATTTGAGAAAGGGTATTATCGACGGTCAGTGCAGATAATCCCTTGCTCTGGCGATATTGATTGACGAGGTCAACAACACGCTGTGCATAGGAGGAAGAATCCTGTGGATTGGTTGCTGGTTGATTTGTTTTTGGTGAACCATCCCATATACCATTAGAATTTACCCTGTAGCCATCAGGGGTAATGCCGTTGACGAGCAACTGACCGTTTGACTGCAAGTAGTAGGAACTTCCATTCACGCTCACCCAACCGGTCTTCATCTCACCAGTGGATGGATCAAGATAGTACCACATGCTGTCGACATCCTGGAACCAACCTGTATTCATCGTTCCTGTCTTGTCAAAATGATACCATGTGGCAGGTGAAGTCACACCATTTTTTACTGTATAAGTGGCTTCCCAAGTATTGATGGCCTTGACACCATGGTCATCAGTAAAAGTTCTACGACCTCCTTCATTGTGCCAAGTATAGGCATGGCTGGAAAAAGCAGATACAGAAAGAACTGCAGAACCTACGAGCAATGTTCCCAAAATTTTATTCAATTTACGCATAACTACTCCCTTCACTCTCAAAAACAATCCCTATATTCTAACATTTAAACATCACTTGATGTAACCACATTATAGTATAGTTTGAGAAAAAAGTAAATAGATTATTTTAAATTAAATTGCATTCAATTTAAGACATTTTTGAGCAATTATTACTTAGAAATCGCTAATTATTACATTAAGCCCAATATTGAATTTAATCGTGCTATAATTTGTAGGATGTCAGCAGATGAATATCTAATATTGAAACATATTCTTACTAAATTTCCAATCTATTTCTTCTTTTTTCTTTCTTCATCTGCTGGCATTTTACTTGTATTTATGACATTGATATGCTACAATGCAAATATTGCAAAGAAATACAGATTGAATTTGGGAGGTATAGGTAGAATGTTGCATACAATTTTGGCGATCTTGTTCTGCATAGTATGTATTGTATTCTCCGCTCTTGTGTTATCTCAGGAGGGCAATGAGCAGGGGCTCGGTGGCTCTGTTGGAGGAATGGGCGATACATATTGGAGTAAAAATAAGGGACGTTCAGCAGAGGGCTGGAAGGAAAAAGGTGCATTGTTTTGTGCAGTTGCCTTTTTGGTTCTTGCGTTTCTTTTGAATTTAGTTTAATAGCAAACAAGAAAGCACTCTTATACTTAAGAGTGCTTTCTTTCTACCTGTTTACCAAGATAGAGAGGAAATATGGACGAAAATAAATTAGAAAAAAGGAAAAGAGTTATCTTAGACCTTCTTGCAGATCCAATGTATAAGCCAATGAAATTAAAGGAATTGGCCATATTTTTGGATATTCCCAAGGAGAGCAGAAGAGAACTTAAAGAGGTTTTGGATTGTCTTTTAGAAGAAGGATTGGTGAGTGTGTCAACCAAAGGTAAGTTCACCCTGCCAAAAATTTTGCACTATGTGGGCATCTATTTGGCCAATGCTAGAGGCTTTGGATTTGTACAAATTGAGGGAAGGGAAGAGGACATTTTTATTCCTGAAGGATGTGCAATGGATGCACTGCATGGCGACAAAGTACGCATTGTTGTGGATCAGCAGATAAGAGGAATGCGAGCAGAAGGCCATGTGGTTGAAATTTTAGACCATGCCAATAAGACAGTGGTTGGATTTTATAGAAAAAATAAAAAATTTGGTTTTGTATTGCCAGATAATCAAAAAATCTTGAGCGATATCTTTATTCCCGATGGACAGGACATGGGAGCGGTGTCAGGACATAAGGTTGTGGTTGAGGTCACCCATTTTTTTGAAGGAAAGAGGAGAAAACCAGAGGGAAGAATTATTGAGATCTTAGGTCATGCCAATGATCCAGGTGTGGATATTCTCTCCATTGTCAAGATGCTTCACTTGCCAGAACAATTTTCAGAGGAAGTGATGGAAGAAGTTGCCAACATTCCTGAAGAGGTGACGGAAAAGGAAAAGCGAACTCGCTTAGATCTTCGAGATAAGATGACGGTGACGATTGATGGAGAGGATGCAAAGGATCTGGATGATGCCATTACGCTTGAAAGAGATGGAGAAAATTGGCGATTGGGCGTACACATTGCAGATGTCAGCCACTATGTAAGGGAAAACACAGCACTGGATAGAGAAGCTTTTGCGAGGGGAACCAGCATTTATTTGGTTGATCGGGTGATTCCAATGCTACCGCATCGCCTTTCCAATGGCATTTGTTCCCTAAATGAGGGGGTTGATCGCTTGGCACTTTCTTGCATTATGGATATCAATCATCGAGGAGAGATTATTGGACATCAAATTGCAGAGACACTCATTCGAGTCAATCATCGGATGAGTTATACAGAGGTCAATGCCATGATTACACATCACGACCAAGATACGATAGAAAAGTATGCAGAATGTGTGGAAATGTTTGAAAAGATGAAGGAACTCGCCGATCTTATTCGAAAGAAGAGAGTGGAGCGAGGATCAATTGATTTTGACTTTCCTGAGTGCAAGATTCTTCTCGATGAAAAGGGGAGCCCAATAGAAATTAAGGCCTATGAGCGAAATGCTGCAAATATGTTGATTGAAGATTTTATGCTTGCCGCAAATGAGACTGTGGCCGAGGAATATTATTGGTTGGAGTTGCCATTTTTATATCGTGTGCACGACACACCAGATCCAGAAAAAATTCAACAGTTAGCTACATTTATTCAAAACTTTGGGTATACTCTTCATGCGAAGAACAAAGAAGTACATCCAAAAGAAGTGCAAAAATTGTTGGCTAAGATTGCCGGTGAGGAAGTGGAGATGATGATTAGTCGTGTGACCTTAAGAAGTATGAAGCAGGCGAGGTATCAAACAGAGTGCACAGGCCATTTTGGATTAGCTGCAAAGTACTACACACATTTTACCTCTCCCATTCGACGCTATCCAGACTTACAAATTCATCGCATTATCAAAGAAAATTTGGCGGGGAAGTTAAATCAAAGCCGTCAAAAGCATTACAGTGAACATTTGGAAGAGGTAGCTGTGCAAACCTCCGTACTTGAGCGGAGGGCACAGGAAGCAGAGCGAGAGACAATCAAGTATAAAAAATGTGAGTATATGCAAAAGTATATTGGACAAGTCTTTGATGGAATTATTTGTGGGGTTACAAGATATGGATTGTATGTGGAACTTCCGAATACAGTGGAGGGGCTTGTTCACATTCAGGCGATGTGGCAGGATTATTTTGTCTATGTCGAGGAGCGACATATGCTGATTGGAGAGACAACCAATATAAAGTATACCTTGGGACAGAGGGTAAAAGTGAGAGTGATGGCAGTTGATCGGTTGATGGGCACCATAGATTTTCGATTAGAAATGGAAGGGGAAGAAGACGAATGGCTGATGGAGTAAAGGTGATTGCGAATAATAAGAAGGCGTATTTTGATTACTTTATTTTAGATAAATATGAGACAGGAATTGAACTATTTGGCACAGAAGTTAAATCCATTCGTCTCGGACAGTGCTCCATAAAGGAAAGTTGGATTCGCATTGAGCGAGGGGAACTCTATATTATGGGAATGTACATCAATCCCTATGAGAAGGGAAATATCTTTAATAAGGATCCACTTCGAGTGAAGAAACTTTTGATGCACAAGAGAGAAATTGAAAAGCTTTCATCAAAGCTTCAAGAAAAGGGACTCACTCTTGTGCCATTACAGGTCTATTTAAAGGGAAGATTGGTCAAGGTGGAGATTGGTATGGCTAGGGGCAAGAAAAACTACGACAAACGAGATACCATGGCGAAGAAGGATCAAAAGAGAGAAATGGACAAGGCACTCAAGCAAAGAATGCGAGATGTATAGATTGATGTCGTAGGATATGGAATTTTGTGGGAAAGATAAAAAAGTCTTTCCCATTTTTAAAAAGTATGTTACTATAGATACTACTATATACGATGGATATGTAGTTACCGAAGTACTCTGAATTTAGGGGATGTACCGGTTTCGACAGGGATCATGCAGCTGGTGAAGCTATCCGCATGCGATGCGTTAAATGGCAAAATTAAATTAAACGCTGAAGATAATTTAGCATACGCTGCCTAAGTGCAGCTGTCAGCCTTAGAGCACTCACACTTTAAGAATCTGGCATCGACTTTGTGAGAAACGGTATATGTTAAGCTTTGCGCATATAGCCGTATGATGAAGCTACTAAAGTCCTGAGGGTGTTCGTTCTCGCAGGGCGGAGGGAATGTCAAAGAACGAACTATGATAGTAGAAGAACAGGGAATTGGTTTTTGGACACGGGTTCGACTCCCGTCATCTCCACGCTAGAGGTCATGCAGATTATGATTTCGATGGAGAAAGAATTGACCAAAGAAGAAAATGGCGTGGGCTAAGGGGCTTACGCTTTTTTCTTTGTATTGATCGATACAGAAATGTGTTGTAATTTCGTAAGAAATGGGGGAATAGCTATGGTCATCTTGGAAAAAGGTCAAAAGGTAAACTTGAAATAATGCTACCGCAATCCCACTAGCTTTAGATGGTGGGTTAAGGTAGCAAAAAATAGATATTTGTGATACAATAACTAGCGTTATGGGAGTATGGAAATCAAAGAATAGACACAAATATTTATTACAGTATCATATTATTTTTTGTATGTATGTATAGAAAAAAGCTTTTAGTATCAAAAGAAATATAAGATTATATAAAACAATTTTCTTATGAGATATGCACAAAGAGTAATATAATCATAAAATATATGGAAACAGACAAAGACCATATACACTATATGATAGAAACTGAGCCTACAATATCCATAAGTAAAGTGGTTAATCTAATTAAGAGTTATACAACATATCATATATGGAAAAAGCATACAGAATATCTTAAGAATCATTTTGGAAAGAACATACATTTTGGACGGATGGATATTTTGCTTGTAGCGTAGGCAATGTTTCTGAAGAAATGTTAAAGCAATATATAGAAAATCAAGGGTAGAAAGGCGGGTAAGCTTAATGTTAAAGGCATATAGATATCGGATTTATCCAAACAAAGAGCAAGAAATACAGTTAGCAAAGACATTTGGCTGTTGTCGTTTTGTATATAATCAAACCCTTG
This region of Lachnospiraceae bacterium oral taxon 096 genomic DNA includes:
- a CDS encoding chloride channel protein; the protein is MIFIILGLLIGAIVGVIDTVFGRVLLWIGDFRNLHLNELLPFLGIVGIGIVVGYQKFAGKAARGMTQVFMVSQESEENIPLRLIPFVTVATWLTHLFGGSAGREGVAVQIGATMAHRFQAWIPEKSKKKSGQILLVTGVAAGFGGLFGTPIAATFFGLELFAQGQLELEAALPALVAAFTASQVSAQLGLEKFEHNVDVAVAMTPKNLIFLMIAGILFGLVGNLFIYLQKKTKALAGESIKNPYLRVFVVGVALSFIIFLLHHGRYAGLGTNLISESLGGKPMYTYDWLLKLLLTVVTLSVGFQGGEVTPLFAIGSSFGWLLSSFIPLPGQLLMGAGYMAVFGSATNTLLAPIFIGGEVFGYQNIPYFVIVMLFAYFINRRASIYGLQRVVK
- the secG gene encoding preprotein translocase subunit SecG; amino-acid sequence: MLHTILAILFCIVCIVFSALVLSQEGNEQGLGGSVGGMGDTYWSKNKGRSAEGWKEKGALFCAVAFLVLAFLLNLV
- the rnr gene encoding ribonuclease R, with product MDENKLEKRKRVILDLLADPMYKPMKLKELAIFLDIPKESRRELKEVLDCLLEEGLVSVSTKGKFTLPKILHYVGIYLANARGFGFVQIEGREEDIFIPEGCAMDALHGDKVRIVVDQQIRGMRAEGHVVEILDHANKTVVGFYRKNKKFGFVLPDNQKILSDIFIPDGQDMGAVSGHKVVVEVTHFFEGKRRKPEGRIIEILGHANDPGVDILSIVKMLHLPEQFSEEVMEEVANIPEEVTEKEKRTRLDLRDKMTVTIDGEDAKDLDDAITLERDGENWRLGVHIADVSHYVRENTALDREAFARGTSIYLVDRVIPMLPHRLSNGICSLNEGVDRLALSCIMDINHRGEIIGHQIAETLIRVNHRMSYTEVNAMITHHDQDTIEKYAECVEMFEKMKELADLIRKKRVERGSIDFDFPECKILLDEKGSPIEIKAYERNAANMLIEDFMLAANETVAEEYYWLELPFLYRVHDTPDPEKIQQLATFIQNFGYTLHAKNKEVHPKEVQKLLAKIAGEEVEMMISRVTLRSMKQARYQTECTGHFGLAAKYYTHFTSPIRRYPDLQIHRIIKENLAGKLNQSRQKHYSEHLEEVAVQTSVLERRAQEAERETIKYKKCEYMQKYIGQVFDGIICGVTRYGLYVELPNTVEGLVHIQAMWQDYFVYVEERHMLIGETTNIKYTLGQRVKVRVMAVDRLMGTIDFRLEMEGEEDEWLME
- the smpB gene encoding SsrA-binding protein SmpB; amino-acid sequence: MADGVKVIANNKKAYFDYFILDKYETGIELFGTEVKSIRLGQCSIKESWIRIERGELYIMGMYINPYEKGNIFNKDPLRVKKLLMHKREIEKLSSKLQEKGLTLVPLQVYLKGRLVKVEIGMARGKKNYDKRDTMAKKDQKREMDKALKQRMRDV